The Agromyces sp. LHK192 genome includes a window with the following:
- a CDS encoding ImmA/IrrE family metallo-endopeptidase encodes MNIDDCVRLSVEAVPADVRAGFPSDPLATLTSQLDLVVRPAADLSQSREDGGFCDGMSFLDDGVVLYRPTGNRRENFTLAHELGHWVVARLDPVLDWLADNDSDGRVLETICDRFARELLLPAQIAAELVGPGPVRAHHILDLYDTTQASHPVCMIAVAERLRGMGAIALIDRFTGEVTDASVRPDPDRGWPETIPWRGQRLPEGHHLLGLPEGTTRTERIRWRGRWSEEDFYVDVVVARTKIVCVFADTDLWTPGTGAPLLDRAFDTRPQLRGYCCGTDFQVRGYPCPTCRNPYCPNCGLCKCERAAASDQPCNECGLQYSPALLTDGICIDCR; translated from the coding sequence GTGAACATTGACGACTGCGTTCGTCTGTCCGTAGAGGCAGTGCCCGCAGACGTCCGTGCTGGTTTTCCTAGCGACCCCCTCGCAACCCTCACATCTCAGCTTGACCTCGTGGTCAGACCTGCCGCGGACCTGAGCCAGTCGCGCGAGGACGGCGGATTTTGCGACGGAATGTCCTTCTTGGACGACGGCGTTGTTCTGTACCGTCCTACAGGGAACCGGCGAGAAAACTTCACTCTCGCCCACGAACTCGGACACTGGGTGGTCGCTCGGCTCGACCCGGTGCTGGACTGGCTGGCTGACAACGACAGCGACGGCAGAGTGCTCGAGACGATCTGCGACCGGTTTGCAAGAGAGTTGCTGCTCCCGGCGCAGATCGCCGCGGAACTTGTCGGGCCCGGCCCGGTCCGCGCGCACCACATCCTCGACCTCTATGACACCACCCAGGCCAGCCACCCCGTATGCATGATCGCCGTCGCTGAACGATTGCGCGGGATGGGCGCAATCGCTCTCATTGACCGGTTCACCGGCGAGGTCACCGATGCCAGCGTCCGCCCCGACCCGGACCGCGGATGGCCGGAAACGATCCCCTGGCGTGGCCAACGCCTTCCCGAAGGACACCACCTCCTCGGGTTGCCGGAGGGGACGACCCGCACGGAACGCATCAGGTGGCGTGGGCGGTGGAGCGAGGAGGACTTCTACGTCGACGTTGTCGTCGCTCGCACGAAGATCGTGTGCGTCTTCGCGGACACCGACCTCTGGACACCCGGGACGGGCGCGCCGCTCCTCGACCGTGCCTTCGACACTCGACCGCAACTGCGGGGCTATTGCTGCGGCACCGACTTCCAGGTGCGGGGATATCCCTGCCCCACATGTCGGAACCCGTACTGCCCCAACTGCGGGCTCTGCAAGTGCGAACGGGCCGCCGCATCCGACCAACCATGCAACGAGTGCGGCCTGCAGTACAGCCCCGCCCTCCTCACAGACGGCATCTGCATCGACTGCCGCTGA
- a CDS encoding multiubiquitin domain-containing protein gives MQNHSDHSNGPKSPEIIVNGTPYGVPDDIVSYAEVMSLAYPEPPAPDTRFTVTFYNARKPKEGTLTAGGTVEVKKKGSVFNVKATIKS, from the coding sequence ATGCAGAACCACAGCGACCACTCAAACGGTCCCAAGAGTCCCGAGATCATCGTCAACGGCACCCCCTACGGCGTGCCGGACGACATCGTCAGCTACGCGGAGGTGATGTCGCTCGCGTACCCCGAACCGCCAGCACCAGACACCCGCTTCACGGTGACGTTTTATAACGCGCGCAAGCCGAAGGAAGGCACTCTCACCGCCGGCGGCACGGTCGAGGTGAAGAAGAAGGGCAGCGTCTTCAATGTCAAGGCAACTATTAAGTCGTAG
- the mobF gene encoding MobF family relaxase, with protein MILYRGSGADARRYLESDRSRADDYYLEGGTALAEFSVVDGSGDLIGEGALTPDQYAQWVDWINPLTGESMGTPRHAGDARHGSPRFAEMVVNAPKSLSIAAALHPEVSDALDAAQRDAVAEIRVWLGQHSVTRVGPRGAQRVVPVEQLETVAVSHKTSRAGDPHRHIHFQIGTRVWADAAWRGLDTAALFRQQGAIRALGTAVIAAHPRLAAALDAHGLTLDPVTAEVTELQPFNAAMSKRAVQVARNLVQFEKEWRAEHPGQEPGPAAMSRLTAMAWDHERPHKKPTRLGSEDAWRRELEASGYRPDLERVRTQRAIALDELSVQDVASRALDRCAAAASTWTVHDIQEHVSHLVTEAGVRADPTPLREFVTLATELAEENCLSVLPPDGPHPEHVAHLTSVHVIAVESRLRDLLTARAERPQVRTPDLSRIAQRLRLDPAQARAAAAVASAQSLVVVEGAAGAGKTTMLAAAIKAAAMQGRKTRVVTPTKKAADVAHQELGVAADSVAKLAHEHGWRWNRDGVWTRLAIGDHDPDTNATYAGPAASALLRRGERIIVDEAGMLDQDTALALLTVADEAGASVALVGDRAQLAAVGRGGVLDMAAQLLPRVHRMTTVHRFVDPEYAALTVQMRRGDHPEAVFDRLCALGLVAIHESPDAQLEALAHKWREGCAMTVATNDEAREMNARIREERVRNGVVEDSRTAIGSDGLSIGRGDVIQTRRNDSGLRVANRQTWVVRSVVEDGSLWATVIASGRKRPMVHLPVEYVAEHTHLAYASTAHGVQGVTVPESHTVVGDAMGAASVYVGMTRGRGFNRLHLVAADADDARAQFVLAMERDRADRGLANAAATAREAVRGLATGSEERHHRKRWVGPRFGRDAGPNAASETGLRR; from the coding sequence GTGATCCTGTACCGAGGTTCCGGGGCCGACGCGCGCCGGTACCTCGAGTCCGATCGCTCCCGCGCCGACGACTACTACCTCGAGGGCGGCACGGCGCTGGCCGAGTTCTCCGTCGTCGACGGCAGCGGCGACCTGATCGGCGAGGGTGCGCTCACCCCCGACCAGTACGCCCAATGGGTCGACTGGATCAACCCGCTTACCGGCGAGTCGATGGGCACGCCCCGTCACGCCGGCGACGCTCGCCACGGATCGCCGCGATTCGCCGAGATGGTCGTGAACGCACCGAAATCGCTGTCGATCGCCGCGGCGCTGCACCCCGAGGTATCCGATGCCCTCGATGCGGCGCAGCGCGACGCGGTCGCCGAGATCCGGGTCTGGCTCGGCCAGCACTCGGTCACGCGCGTCGGCCCGCGGGGTGCACAGCGGGTGGTGCCGGTCGAGCAACTCGAGACGGTCGCGGTCTCGCACAAGACCTCGCGGGCCGGCGACCCTCACCGGCACATCCACTTCCAGATCGGTACGAGGGTCTGGGCGGATGCCGCGTGGCGAGGTCTCGACACGGCGGCCCTGTTCCGACAGCAAGGCGCCATCCGCGCACTCGGCACGGCTGTGATCGCGGCGCACCCGCGGCTCGCGGCCGCGCTCGACGCGCACGGCCTCACGCTCGATCCGGTGACGGCAGAGGTGACCGAACTGCAGCCGTTCAACGCGGCGATGAGCAAGCGTGCCGTGCAGGTTGCGCGCAATCTCGTGCAGTTCGAGAAGGAGTGGCGTGCGGAGCATCCGGGTCAGGAGCCCGGGCCTGCCGCGATGTCGCGACTGACCGCGATGGCGTGGGATCACGAGCGGCCGCACAAGAAGCCGACCCGGCTCGGCAGCGAGGATGCGTGGCGACGCGAGCTCGAGGCATCCGGCTATCGACCTGATCTCGAACGCGTGCGGACGCAGCGGGCCATCGCGCTCGATGAGCTGAGCGTGCAGGATGTCGCGTCCCGCGCGCTCGATCGCTGCGCGGCCGCCGCGTCGACGTGGACGGTGCACGACATCCAGGAGCACGTGTCACACCTCGTGACCGAGGCCGGGGTGCGTGCCGACCCGACGCCGCTTCGCGAGTTCGTCACGCTCGCCACTGAGCTCGCCGAGGAGAACTGCCTGTCGGTGCTGCCGCCCGATGGGCCGCATCCCGAGCACGTCGCGCACCTCACGAGCGTGCACGTCATCGCCGTCGAGTCTCGGCTTCGCGATCTGCTCACGGCCCGGGCCGAACGCCCGCAGGTGCGCACGCCGGACCTGTCGCGCATTGCACAGCGACTCCGACTCGACCCGGCACAGGCGCGCGCGGCTGCGGCCGTGGCATCCGCTCAATCGCTCGTCGTCGTGGAGGGCGCGGCCGGCGCAGGCAAGACGACGATGCTCGCCGCTGCGATCAAGGCGGCGGCGATGCAGGGTCGCAAGACTCGCGTGGTCACGCCGACGAAGAAGGCGGCCGACGTAGCGCACCAGGAGCTCGGGGTTGCGGCCGACAGCGTCGCCAAGCTCGCGCACGAGCACGGGTGGCGGTGGAATCGCGACGGCGTGTGGACGCGGCTCGCCATCGGCGACCACGACCCAGACACGAATGCCACGTACGCCGGCCCTGCGGCATCCGCTCTACTGCGCCGCGGCGAGCGAATCATCGTCGACGAGGCGGGCATGCTCGACCAAGACACCGCACTCGCGCTGTTGACCGTTGCCGATGAGGCGGGTGCCAGCGTTGCTCTGGTCGGCGACCGTGCGCAGCTCGCCGCCGTCGGCCGCGGCGGTGTGCTCGACATGGCCGCGCAGCTGCTCCCGCGCGTGCATCGCATGACAACCGTGCACCGATTCGTCGACCCGGAGTACGCCGCGCTCACCGTGCAGATGCGGCGCGGGGATCACCCGGAGGCAGTCTTCGATCGGCTGTGCGCGCTCGGTCTCGTTGCTATCCACGAGAGCCCGGATGCGCAGCTCGAAGCGCTCGCGCACAAATGGCGCGAGGGTTGCGCGATGACCGTTGCGACGAACGACGAGGCGCGCGAGATGAACGCGCGGATCCGCGAGGAGCGCGTACGGAACGGCGTTGTCGAAGACAGCCGGACGGCGATCGGGAGCGATGGGCTGAGCATTGGGCGTGGTGATGTGATTCAGACTCGTCGGAACGACTCGGGCTTGCGGGTGGCGAATCGCCAAACGTGGGTCGTTCGGAGCGTAGTCGAGGACGGTTCACTGTGGGCAACGGTGATTGCCAGCGGGCGGAAGCGGCCCATGGTGCATCTGCCCGTCGAGTACGTCGCCGAGCACACGCACCTTGCGTACGCCTCGACTGCCCACGGGGTTCAGGGCGTGACGGTGCCTGAGTCGCACACAGTGGTCGGCGATGCAATGGGGGCGGCAAGCGTCTATGTGGGGATGACCCGTGGGCGAGGCTTCAACCGTCTGCATCTGGTGGCGGCGGATGCTGATGATGCGCGGGCGCAGTTTGTTCTCGCGATGGAACGCGACCGCGCCGATCGCGGTCTCGCGAATGCGGCGGCGACGGCGCGCGAGGCCGTGCGCGGGCTCGCCACCGGTTCTGAGGAGCGACACCACCGGAAGCGCTGGGTGGGCCCACGATTCGGGCGAGACGCTGGGCCGAACGCGGCGTCAGAAACTGGACTGAGGCGATGA
- a CDS encoding DUF4365 domain-containing protein, with protein MSAFPAAVVAAGQVVRGMPTRQTDLMELFQASVVQAIAAAAGCNVSAPQVDNGIDLDLTHELPHEEDIPLRVQLKAVTSGWNADRSRIRAKVSLKRYDKMRRVNPLLPQILVVMDLPSEQEDWIRMEDPHTIAQHLCYWVNLAGEPEFTGSGDVVTVSAPATNVFDDLSLCQIMARIRGGGTP; from the coding sequence GTGTCCGCCTTTCCCGCCGCTGTCGTGGCCGCTGGGCAAGTTGTACGTGGGATGCCGACACGTCAGACGGATCTGATGGAACTGTTTCAGGCGTCTGTCGTACAGGCCATCGCGGCTGCAGCCGGTTGCAACGTCAGTGCCCCGCAGGTCGACAACGGCATCGACCTCGACCTGACACATGAGCTCCCTCATGAGGAAGACATCCCTCTCCGCGTGCAGCTCAAGGCCGTGACGAGCGGCTGGAACGCCGACAGGTCCCGCATCCGCGCAAAGGTCTCATTGAAGCGGTACGACAAGATGCGGCGCGTGAACCCCTTACTGCCACAGATTCTCGTAGTCATGGACCTTCCAAGCGAGCAGGAGGACTGGATCCGCATGGAGGATCCGCACACGATTGCGCAGCACCTCTGCTACTGGGTCAACCTGGCAGGGGAACCTGAGTTCACTGGTAGCGGTGACGTCGTGACCGTGTCAGCCCCCGCGACTAACGTCTTCGATGATCTGTCGCTCTGCCAGATCATGGCGCGTATCCGAGGCGGAGGCACACCGTGA
- a CDS encoding DUF6527 family protein produces the protein MRTEIFAPVVLKYIPRTLEPHTFYISEVYGTTAHLCACGCRTKVFLPLSPAEWRVKFDEVGITVRPSVGNWEFPCRSHYFITQNAVQWAAAWDQVRVEDGRRKDGHDLDKYFDARKRRKFWRRLRGRLLGR, from the coding sequence ATGCGCACTGAGATCTTCGCGCCTGTGGTCCTGAAGTACATTCCCCGCACGCTCGAGCCGCACACTTTCTACATCAGCGAGGTTTACGGCACGACCGCGCACCTGTGTGCGTGCGGGTGCAGGACGAAAGTATTTCTCCCCCTGAGCCCCGCCGAGTGGCGCGTCAAGTTTGACGAAGTCGGCATTACGGTGCGGCCATCCGTGGGCAACTGGGAGTTTCCGTGCCGGTCTCACTACTTCATCACTCAAAACGCCGTTCAGTGGGCAGCTGCATGGGATCAGGTGCGTGTGGAGGACGGCCGACGTAAAGACGGCCATGACCTGGACAAGTACTTCGACGCGCGTAAGCGCCGCAAGTTCTGGCGACGGCTACGCGGCAGGCTTCTGGGCCGGTAA
- a CDS encoding ThiF family adenylyltransferase, whose translation MSRQLLSRSDDLRRLVDGGFEIQFVSNMLTISVPYVNTVGQVARGRLITTLESAGDRTANPVGDHTVFFVGATNAPGDLPCDGSGQPLAALMHQQSAVELGSDLVASCGFSHKPPAGYADYYEKLTTYATILLTEVHRLDPNVRVETFAPMASEGDESVHRYFDSATSRARIGAATDKTRNQRIAIIGLGGTGSYILDAVIKTHVAEIHLFDGDRFHPHNAFRAPGATPLEQLLEAPSKVSHHHRTTSALHKRVIPHPENITPDNVTLLQEFDFVFIAIDSGPHKRVIIDHLMAFGVSFVDTGMGVDQVGSSLGGLIRTTRINPAFDTMEWVDANLSFAEGDDIYEQNIQVVELNMLGAAHAVIAWKKALGFYRDYGDEVSSTYTLDGNRLMNEARVHAH comes from the coding sequence ATGTCAAGGCAACTATTAAGTCGTAGTGACGACCTGCGGCGTCTCGTCGACGGTGGCTTCGAGATTCAGTTCGTCTCGAACATGCTGACGATCAGCGTGCCCTATGTGAACACGGTCGGTCAGGTCGCACGGGGCCGCCTGATCACAACTCTCGAGTCCGCCGGCGACAGGACGGCGAACCCCGTCGGCGACCACACCGTTTTCTTCGTCGGCGCCACCAACGCCCCGGGGGACCTGCCGTGCGACGGCAGCGGTCAACCGCTCGCAGCTCTGATGCACCAACAGAGCGCGGTCGAACTGGGGTCAGACCTGGTCGCAAGCTGCGGGTTCTCCCACAAGCCGCCCGCCGGGTACGCCGACTACTACGAGAAGCTGACGACTTACGCGACCATTCTCCTCACCGAAGTTCACCGGCTGGACCCGAACGTCCGGGTGGAGACGTTCGCGCCGATGGCCAGCGAAGGTGACGAGTCTGTTCATCGGTACTTCGACTCCGCTACCAGCCGGGCACGGATCGGCGCGGCCACCGACAAGACGCGGAACCAACGGATCGCCATCATCGGCCTTGGCGGCACGGGCTCCTACATCCTCGACGCGGTCATCAAGACTCACGTCGCCGAGATCCACCTGTTTGACGGTGACCGCTTTCACCCGCATAACGCGTTCCGCGCACCCGGTGCCACACCACTGGAGCAGCTCCTGGAAGCCCCTTCCAAAGTCAGCCACCACCACCGCACGACCAGCGCCCTCCATAAGCGCGTGATCCCGCACCCTGAGAACATCACGCCAGACAACGTCACGCTGCTTCAGGAGTTCGATTTCGTCTTCATCGCCATCGACTCCGGGCCCCACAAGCGAGTGATCATCGATCATCTCATGGCCTTCGGCGTCTCCTTCGTGGACACGGGTATGGGCGTCGACCAGGTCGGAAGCTCACTCGGCGGCCTCATCCGCACCACGCGCATCAACCCAGCCTTCGACACCATGGAGTGGGTGGACGCGAACCTCTCGTTCGCTGAAGGTGACGACATCTACGAGCAAAACATCCAGGTCGTCGAACTCAACATGCTCGGCGCTGCCCACGCCGTCATCGCCTGGAAGAAGGCTCTCGGCTTCTACCGCGACTACGGCGATGAGGTCAGCAGCACGTACACTCTCGACGGCAATCGGCTTATGAACGAGGCCCGTGTCCATGCGCACTGA
- a CDS encoding site-specific integrase, which produces MAGRPTKDTPSRVDPRTGRPLPEGIRWRADRQRYQIRVVGPSVDGGAAERSRTFLTLAEAKRELAKMVAGRNPNGSMTLDQWYDKYWPAIESSIRPATARSYGVAWRLRVKPSLGRHRLDEITSPMIESAMVAWSGGASAKNDALAVLSRLLDGARRSRFIDYNPAREVKRPSMRESISPVSRALTLEQIATLLGLIPDGVYRRYFAALVYTGMRAGEATALRVGDVDFGRAVIRVSRSLSPGMRGELIEQSPKSHKSRDVPLIDALRPYAEAAARGKRGSDLLFDGPDGGRLTNHNARRAVNWEELREAIGRPDLRIHDLRHTFATILFDAGATAPDVQATLGHSSLQVTERYSRAREGVALRAGAALNDALKRADESTDASRAKTGTQHEAKPAHPEPGMAQRRTRRTINGTLMAQPHRRSRGMTR; this is translated from the coding sequence ATGGCCGGGCGGCCGACCAAGGACACCCCGTCGCGGGTTGATCCGCGCACGGGACGGCCGCTGCCCGAGGGCATCCGCTGGCGCGCCGACCGCCAGCGCTACCAGATCCGCGTCGTCGGTCCGAGCGTCGATGGCGGTGCCGCCGAACGCTCCCGCACGTTCCTCACCCTCGCCGAGGCCAAGCGCGAACTCGCCAAGATGGTCGCCGGTCGTAACCCGAACGGCTCGATGACGCTCGACCAGTGGTACGACAAGTACTGGCCGGCGATCGAGTCCTCCATTCGCCCGGCGACGGCCCGCAGCTACGGCGTCGCCTGGCGGCTCCGCGTGAAGCCGAGCCTCGGCCGGCACCGGCTCGATGAGATCACCTCGCCGATGATCGAGTCGGCGATGGTCGCGTGGTCGGGTGGGGCATCCGCCAAGAACGATGCGCTCGCGGTGCTCTCACGCCTCCTCGACGGCGCGCGTCGGTCGCGGTTCATCGACTACAACCCGGCCCGCGAGGTGAAGCGGCCGAGCATGCGCGAGTCGATTTCGCCGGTGTCGCGGGCGCTCACGCTCGAGCAGATCGCCACGCTGCTCGGCCTCATTCCCGACGGCGTCTACCGCCGGTACTTCGCCGCCCTCGTCTACACGGGGATGCGCGCGGGCGAAGCGACCGCGCTGCGCGTCGGCGACGTCGACTTCGGGCGCGCCGTCATCCGCGTCAGCCGCTCGCTGAGTCCGGGCATGCGCGGCGAGCTCATCGAGCAATCGCCCAAGAGTCACAAGTCACGGGATGTCCCGCTGATCGACGCGCTGCGTCCGTACGCCGAGGCTGCGGCGCGCGGCAAGCGGGGGAGCGACCTGCTCTTCGACGGACCCGACGGCGGTCGCCTCACGAATCACAACGCGCGCCGCGCGGTGAACTGGGAAGAACTGCGCGAGGCGATCGGCCGGCCCGACCTGCGCATCCACGATCTGCGGCACACGTTCGCGACGATCCTGTTCGACGCCGGCGCCACCGCGCCCGACGTGCAGGCGACCCTCGGCCACTCGAGCCTGCAGGTCACCGAGCGCTACTCGCGTGCTCGCGAGGGCGTCGCGCTCCGAGCCGGCGCAGCACTCAACGATGCGCTCAAGCGAGCCGACGAAAGCACCGATGCGAGCAGAGCCAAGACCGGCACTCAGCACGAAGCCAAGCCAGCCCATCCAGAACCAGGAATGGCACAACGCCGAACCAGGCGAACCATTAATGGCACATTAATGGCACAGCCTCACCGGCGGTCTCGCGGAATGACCCGCTGA
- a CDS encoding XRE family transcriptional regulator, producing MADTAWRVEYLSRVEAAERCRIPVSSFDKLRHDGLIPEPDARMGKHLLWSADTIDELLARGGTEH from the coding sequence ATGGCCGACACCGCGTGGAGGGTCGAGTATCTGAGCCGAGTCGAGGCCGCTGAGCGGTGTCGCATCCCCGTCTCGAGCTTCGACAAGCTGCGGCATGACGGGCTCATCCCCGAGCCCGACGCGCGCATGGGCAAGCACCTGCTCTGGAGCGCCGACACGATCGACGAGCTGCTCGCGCGGGGTGGAACGGAACACTGA